The DNA segment NNNNNNNNNNTGAGGTAATCGTGGCTCAAAAAGACAATCAAAACGAGACAAACTGACCTTTGACTTTGAGCAAAATGGTTTTCTTTCTCCAGATCTGCCCACTGTCTATACAGGATTCGTACTGTCCACTGTCTCTCACTGTGGGACGCCTCAGAGTCAGACTGAGGTCCCCAGACGTCAGCAGGTCGTCAGCCATCTTGGTTCTGGTACTAAAATACTCATCCTGGTCATCAGGCTGGTCAGAACTGCTGTAGTACATGTGAACGATCATTTTTGGCTCTGGATCAATACGTCCCCACACCACTGTGGCGTCTCCAGGCAGGCCAGGTGTTGTTCTGAACGGCAGCAGGACAGACTCCgccccctcctccacctccacctgaCAGACTGagagaagaaacacaaatatatgAGATTATTTCTCTATATTTTCACATaactatatttttttctgtctggtgatgtttttaaatattaaattcaagTTATGATCTTGAGTAGCCATTTTACAAAACTCTTCTTTGCTCTTATTTGTCTCGAACCTCCATTTACCCAAACACACTGACTGGACCACATCTCCCAGCATTCATAGTGTGAGACGCCATCTTTGCTGACATCACAAAAGTTACATACGATGTGGTTCAGCAACATTTAGGACCCCCACCCATAGACTCACGTCCTAACCTGCAGGACGGAAAGAAGATTTTCTACAACCATCAATAATTAGAAAACTTAAGGCCTGAACTTTGTTTGACCAAAGGTCCTTTAACTGCGGCAGAAATGTTGTTACCCCTGTACTTATACAGGGACATTTATAGAAACTCATCGTCTCATTTAAAAGAGAGRCCtgtgtaaatgtgaaaaaccCTTTATTGTCTAGAAACTCATGCTGCCCCCAACAAGATGCTGCCCTGGGTAGCTGCCCATGTRGACCAACTGAACCCcggttttcatcattttttctATGGTTTCTTCTCAAAGGCTGATCCTACTGGCAGCAGAGATACAACGCAGCACATCAGACGATATCGGCAAAAATCTGTGACTGACTATAAATGCCACCAGAGAGGATGGAGAGCTCTCTGCCTGCTTCACTGTAGCTGCAGCCTTTCTGCAGAGCTCATTCTATAGCAGCAGGACAGGAGAATAATCGGACATCTTGGAGCCAACAGGGCTTCAGACATGACATCAGAGAAGCATCTGAGAGGAGGACAGGAGAGGAGGACGAGAGGACGAGGAGAGAGGAGGACGAGAGAGGAGGACGAGAGNNNNNNNNNNNNNNNNNNNNNNNNNNNNNNNNNNNNNNNNNNNNNNNNNNNNNNNNNNNNNNNNNNNNNNNNNNNNNNNNNNNNNNNNNNNNNNNNNNNNNNNNNNNNNNNNNNNNNNNNNNNNNNNNNNNNNNNNNNNNNNNNNNNNNNNNNNNNNNNNNNNNNNNNNNNNNNNNNNNNNNNNNNNNNNNNNNNNNNNNNNNNNNNNNNNNNNNNNNNNNNNNNNNNNNNNNNNNNNNNNNNNNNNNNNNNNNNNNNNNNNNNNNNNNNNNNNNNNNNNNNNNNNNNNNNNNNNNNNNNNNNNNNNNNNNNNNNNNNNNNNNNNNNNNNNNNNNNNNNNNNNNNNNNNNNNNNNNNNNNNNNNNNNNNNNNNNGAAGAGAGAGGAGGACAAGAGGACgagagaggaggagctgcaggagtaATTGAAGATGCTCATCTTCGAATGAGCTTCACATCTTAATGTTTTCAGAAAGTTATTCTGCCACACAGCACCAAAGACTGTTTTGTTAAATGTCTTTAGACCTGCAGCATAATTGATGGATTTTTTGGGTCTTATAGTCCTGATTATGTCCAGTGGACAAGCTGCTGTGTCCCAGGGGACAGGGGACAGCAGGTGTCCATGCATATGGACTAATTAGTTGGTGTCCCTCTGTTATTGAATAAAAATCCCACAATGCCAACTTCTACATTTGGGTGAAAAGTTGAGGAGCAGAAACACAAGTTAGCTCCACTACTGGTACCTTTGACCccactgacctttgacctggagcTTTACTTGTTTCTTCATCAGGACGTCTCCGTCCCCTTTGCAGACGCTGCAGGTGTAGATGTTGCTGTCTTCGTCAGTGGGCCGTCTCAGAGTCAGACTGAGGTCTCCGGTTCTCAGTGGATCTTCCTCCATCYtggttctggttctgtaggATCTGTTCTGATCTCCAGCCTGATCAGAACCGTTCTGATGCACATGGACCTTCCTGTTGTCTCTGTCCATCCACTCCACTCTAACGTCTCCATCCAGACTCCCTGTGGTTCTGCAGGGCAGCAGGACAGACTCCACCCCTGATTCCACCTCCACCTGTTGGACTGAGAGACAACAGAGGACAAGATAAGTTggacagacagcagcagctctgaggacATGTCCCAACATGTTGGACTGGTTCCAGTCTTCTCCAGCTTTACTCTCCGAGTGCTTTAGGACAGTAATGAGCGTAACCTGAGTGCTAGCGCCCCCTATCGGCCCGTCTGCAGGTCAGAACTTTAACTCAAATGAAATCCCCTCCTGAAGGTCACAGCATTATAACCCCTATAACCCGAGTTTCTTTCACAGGGCTGACGGCTCCATGTTCGGCTGTAGAACCCAATGACTAACGGTACCAGAGGTCCAATCTGCCGGGCTCAGCAGCACCAGACTATAACCTGTGTAACCATCTGAATCCTCTGTGATTGGATAAATCTGATCAGATACCTGTGAAAacattcaatgtttttatctaaagTGCTTCAAGATGATGTTTGTTGATCTTTCTAgacaatttattattaatatctgtatcgttTATAATGTTGGgcagcagaaataataataatcagacaCTTCTCAAGTCTGAGCATTTCTGAATATCACAGCTCAACTTTACAGTCATAAGCTTCTACAGCTGAGAATCTACTGCTCCAAAACCAATAATCAGTAATCAATAATCAAGGAAGATAACTGCAAGACTTAAACCAACTTCaataaaacagcagctaaaCCATCTTGTTTGATTAAATCATCTCTGGAACAGTTTGGGTCTGACTGTGAGCTGATCCGTCTCAGTGAGACTGAAACTCTGTCCAGAGTCCAAACGGGCCAGGTGAGCCGGTACCGGTACCATCAGTAACACCAGCTTTCAGAGCAATGGATGCTGGGAGATGCAGTGTGATCAGTACAATGGAGGCCTGACCTCAGAGGCGCCTTGTGACTGCAGATCCCATCCACACACCAGAGTCAGAACCTGAAACCGGACCAGTTTCAGGTTCCATGGAGCCCATCTCAATAATCATGTTCAGACAAACGATCATGTTCAAACAGAACCACGACTTCTGAAGAGCAACGTTGGAAGATGAGGACGTCCCAGGACCTTCGCTTCAGTATCCTTAGACAGAGAATCTCAGATTTGAGAAACTGGACCGAAGGATGAAAAGCAGACGCAGGAAGGAGGCAGAAAGGAGGCAAAAAGGAGGCAGAAAGGAGGCAGGAAGGAGGCAGAAAGGAGGCAGGAAGGAGGCAGAAAGGAGGCAGGAAGGAGGCAGGAAGGAGGCAGGAAGGAGGCAGAAAGGAGGNNNNNNNNNNNNNNNNNNNNNNNNNNNNNNNNNNNNNNNNNNNNNNNNNNNNNNNNNNNNNNNNNNNNNNNNNNNNNNNNNNNNNNNNNNNNNNNNNNNNNNNNNNNNNNNNNNNNNNNNNNNNNNNNNNNNNNNNNNNNNNNNNNNNNNNNNNNNNNNNNNNNNNNNNNNNNNNNNNNNNNNNNNNNNNNNNNNNNNNNNNNNNNNNNNNNNNNNNNNNNNNNNNNNNNNNNNNNNNNNNNNNNNNNNNNNNNNNNNNNNNNNNNNNNNNNNNNNNNNNNNNNNNNNNNNNNNNNNNNNNNNNNNNNNNNNNNNNNNNNNNNNNNNNNNNNNNNNNNNNNNNNNNNNNNNNNNNNNNNNNNNNNNNNNNNNNNNNNNNNNNNNNNNNNNNNNNNNNNNNNNNNNNNNNNNNNNNNNNNNNNNNNNNNNNNNNNNNNNNNNNNNNNNNNNNNNNNNNNNNNNNNNNNNNNNNNNNNNNNNNNNNNNNNNNNNNNNNNNNNNNNNNNNNNNNNNNNNNNNNNNNNNNNNNNNNNNNNNNNNNNNNNNNNNNNNNNNNNNNNNNNNNNNNNNNNNNNNNNNNNNNNNNNNNNNNNNNNNNNNNNNNNNNNNNNNNNNNNNNNNNNNNNNNNNNNNNNNNNNNNNNNNNNNNNNNNNNNNNNNNNNNNNNNNNNNNNNNNNNNNNNNNNNNNNNNNNNNNNNNNNNNNNNNNNNNNNNNNNNNNNNNNNNNNNNNNNNNNNNNNNNNNNNNNNNNNNNNNNNNNNNNNNNNNNNNNNNNNNNNNNNNNNNNNNNNNNNNNNNNNNNNNNNNNNNNNNNNNNNNNNNNNNNNNNNNNNNNNNNNNNNNNNNNNNNNNNNNNNNNNNNNNNNNNNNNNNNNNNNNNNNNNNNNNNNNNNNNNNNNNNNNNNNNNNNNNNNNNNNNNNNNNNNNNNNNNNNNNNNNNNNNNNNNNNNNNNNNNNNNNNNNNNNNNNNNNNNNNNNNNNNNNNNNNNNNNNNNNNNNNNNNNNNNNNNNNNNNNNNNNNNNNNNNNNNNNNNNNNNNNNNNNNNNNNNNNNNNNNNNNNNNNNNNNNNNNNNNNNNNNNNNNNNNNNNNNNNNNNNNNNNNNNNNNNNNNNNNNNNNNNNNNNNNNNNNNNNNNNNNNNNNNNNNNNNNNNNNNNNNNNNNNNNNNNNNNNNNNNNNNNNNNNNNNNNNNNNNNNNNNNNNNNNNNNNNNNNNNNNNNNNNNNNNNNNNNNNNNNNNNNNNNNNNNNNNNNNNNNNNNNNNNNNNNNNNNNNNNNNNNNNNNNNNNNNNNNNNNNNNNNNNNNNNNNNNNNNNNNNNNNNNNNNNNNNNNNNNNNNNNNNNNNNNNNNNNNNNNNNNNNNNNNNNNNNNNNNNNNNNNNNNNNNNNNNNNNNNNNNNNNNNNNNNNNNNNNNNNNNNNNNNNNNNNNNNNNNNNNNNNNNNNNNNNNNNNNNNNNNNNNNNNNNNNNNNNNNNNNNNNNNNNNNNNNNNNNNNNNNNNNNNNNNNNNNNNNNNNNNNNNNNNNNNNNNNNNNNNNNNNNNNNNNNNNNNNNNNNNNNNNNNNNNNNNNNNNNNNNNNNNNNNNNNNNNNNNNNNNNNNNNNNNNNNNNNNNNNNNNNNNNNNNNNNNNNNNNNNNNNNNNNNNNNNNNNNNNNNNNNNNNNNNNNNNNNNNNNNNNNNNNNNNNNNNNNNNNNNNNNNNNNNNNNNNNNNNNNNNNNNNNNNNNNNNNNNNNNNNNNNNNNNNNNNNNNNNNNNNNNNNNNNNNNNNNNNNNNNNNNNNNNNNNNNNNNNNNNNNNNNNNNNNNNNNNNNNNNNNNNNNNNNNNNNNNNNNNNNNNNNNNNNNNNNNNNNNNNNNNNNNNNNNNNNNNNNNNNNNNNNNNNNNNNNNNNNNNNNNNNNNNNNNNNNNNNNNNNNNNNNNNNNNNNNNNNNNNNNNNNNNNNNNNNNNNNNNNNNNNNNNNNNNNNNNNNNNNNNNNNNNNNNNNNNNNNNNNNNNNNNNNNNNNNNNNNNNNNNNNNNNNNNNNNNNNNNNNNNNNNNNNNNNNNNNNNNNNNNNNNNNNNNNNNNNNNNNNNNNNNNNNNNNNNNNNNNNNNNNNNNNNNNNNNNNNNNNNNNNNNNNNNNNNNNNNNNNNNNNNNNNNNNNNNNNNNNNNNNNNNNNNNNNNNNNNNNNNNNNNNNNNNNNNNNNNNNNNNNNNNNNNNNNNNNNNNNNNNNNNNNNNNNNNNNNNNNNNNNNNNNNNNNNNNNNNNNNNNNNNNNNNNNNNNNNNNNNNNNNNNNNNNNNNNNNNNNNNNNNNNNNNNNNNNNNNNNNNNNNNNNNNNNNNNNNNNNNNNNNNNNNNNNNNNNNNNNNNNNNNNNNNNNNNNNNNNNNNNNNNNNNNNNNNNNNNNNNNNNNNNNNNNNNNNNNNNNNNNNNNNNNNNNNNNNNNNNNNNNNNNNNNNNNNNNNNNNNNNNNNNNNNNNNNNNNNNNNNNNNNNNNNNNNNNNNNNNNNNNNNNNNNNNNNNNNNNNNNNNNNNNNNNNNNNNNNNNNNNNNNNNNNNNNNNNNNNNNNNNNNNNNNNNNNNNNNNNNNNNNNNNNNNNNNNNNNNNNNNNNNNNNNNNNNNNNNNNNNNNNNNNNNNNNNNNNNNNNNNNNNNNNNNNNNNNNNNNNNNNNNNNNNNNNNNNNNNNNNNNNNNNNNNNNNNNNNNNNNNNNNNNNNNNNNNNNNNNNNNNNNNNNNNNNNNNNNNNNNNNNNNNNNNNNNNNNNNNNNNNNNNNNNNNNNNNNNNNNNNNNNNNNNNNNNNNNNNNNNNNNNNNNNNNNNNNNNNNNNNNNNNNNNNNNNNNNNNNNNNNNNNNNNNNNNNNNNNNNNNNNNNNNNNNNNNNNNNNNNNNNNNNNNNNNNNNNNNNNNNNNNNNNNNNNNNNNNNNNNNNNNNNNNNNNNNNNNNNNNNNNNNNNNNNNNNNNNNNNNNNNNNNNNNNNNNNNNNNNNNNNNNNNNNNNNNNNNNNNNNNNNNNNNNNNNNNNNNNNNNNNNNNNNNNNNNNNNNNNNNNNNNNNNNNNNNNNNNNNNNNNNNNNNNNNNNNNNNNNNNNNNNNNNNNNNNNNNNNNNNNNNNNNNNNNNNNNNNNNNNNNNNNNNNNNNNNNNNNNNNNNNNNNNNNNNNNNNNNNNNNNNNNNNNNNNNNNNNNNNNNNNNNNNNNNNNNNNNNNNNNNNNNNNNNNNNNNNNNNNNNNNNNNNNNNNNNNNNNNNNNNNNNNNNNNNNNNNNNNNNNNNNNNNNNNNNNNNNNNNNNNNNNNNNNNNNNNNNNNNNNNNNNNNNNNNNNNNNNNNNNNNNNNNNNNNNNNNNNNNNNNNNNNNNNNNNNNNNNNNNNNNNNNNNNNNNNNNNNNNNNNNNNNNNNNNNNNNNNNNNNNNNNNNNNNNNNNNNNNNNNNNNNNNNNNNNNNNNNNNNNNNNNNNNNNNNNNNNNNNNNNNNNNNNNNNNNNNNNNNNNNNNNNNNNNNNNNNNNNNNNNNNNNNNNNNNNNNNNNNNNNNNNNNNNNNNNNNNNNNNNNNNNNNNNNNNNNNNNNNNNNNNNNNNNNNNNNNNNNNNNNNNNNNNNNNNNNNNNNNNNNNNNNNNNNNNNNNNNNNNNNNNNNNNNNNNNNNNNNNNNNNNNNNNNNNNNNNNNNNNNNNNNNNNNNNNNNNNNNNNNNNNNNNNNNNNNNNNNNNNNNNNNNNNNNNNNNNNNNNNNNNNNNNNNNNNNNNNNNNNNNNNNNNNNNNNNNNNNNNNNNNNNNNNNNNNNNNNNNNNNNNNNNNNNNNNNNNNNNNNNNNNNNNNNNNNNNNNNNNNNNNNNNNNNNNNNNNNNNNNNNNNNNNNNNNNNNNNNNNNNNNNNNNNNNNNNNNNNNNNNNNNNNNNNNNNNNNNNNNNNNNNNNNNNNNNNNNNNNNNNNNNNNNNNNNNNNNNNNNNNNNNNNNNNNNNNNNNNNNNNNNNNNNNNNNNNNNNNNNNNNNNNNNNNNNNNNNNNNNNNNNNNNNNNNNNNNNNNNNNNNNNNNNNNNNNNNNNNNNNNNNNNNNNNNNNNNNNNNNNNNNNNNNNNNNNNNNNNNNNNNNNNNNNNNNNNNNNNNNNNNNNNNNNNNNNNNNNNNNNNNNNNNNNNNNNNNNNNNNNNNNNNNNNNNNNNNNNNNNNNNNNNNNNNNNNNNNNNNNNNNNNNNNNNNNNNNNNNNNNNNNNNNNNNNNNNNNNNNNNNNNNNNNNNNNNNNNNNNNNNNNNNNNNNNNNNNNNNNNNNNNNNNNNNNNNNNNNNNNNNNNNNNNNNNNNNNNNNNNNNNNNNNNNNNNNNNNNNNNNNNNNNNNNNNNNNNNNNNNNNNNNNNNNNNNNNNNNNNNNNNNNNNNNNNNNNNNNNNNNNNNNNNNNNNNNNNNNNNNNNNNNNNNNNNNNNNNNNNNNNNNNNNNNNNNNNNNNNNNNNNNNNNNNNNNNNNNNNNNNNNNNNNNNNNNNNNNNNNNNNNNNNNNNNNNNNNNNNNNNNNNNNNNNNNNNNNNNNNNNNNNNNNNNNNNNNNNNNNNNNNNNNNNNNNNNNNNNNNNNNNNNNNNNNNNNNNNNNNNNNNNNNNNNNNNNNNNNNNNNNNNNNNNNNNNNNNNNNNNNNNNNNNNNNNNNNNNNNNNNNNNNNNNNNNNNNNNNNNNNNNNNNNNNNNNNNNNNNNNNNNNNNNNNNNNNNNNNNNNNNNNNNNNNNNNNNNNNNNNNNNNNNNNNNNNNNNNNNNNNNNNNNNNNNNNNNNNNNNNNNNNNNNNNNNNNNNNNNNNNNNNNNNNNNNNNNNNNNNNNNNNNNNNNNNNNNNNNNNNNNNNNNNNNNNNNNNNNNNNNNNNNNNNNNNNNNNNNNNNNNNNNNNNNNNNNNNNNNNNNNNNNNNNNNNNNNNNNNNNNNNNNNNNNNNNNNNNNNNNNNNNNNNNNNNNNNNNNNNNNNNNNNNNNNNNNNNNNNNNNNNNNNNNNNNNNNNNNNNNNNNNNNNNNNNNNNNNNNNNNNNNNNNNNNNNNNNNNNNNNNNNNNNNNNNNNNNNNNNNNNNNNNNNNNNNNNNNNNNNNNNNNNNNNNNNNNNNNNNNNNNNNNNNNNNNNNNNNNNNNNNNNNNNNNNNNNNNNNNNNNNNNNNNNNNNNNNNNNNNNNNNNNNNNNNNNNNNNNNNNNNNNNNNNNNNNNNNNNNNNNNNNNNNNNNNNNNNNNNNNNNNNNNNNNNNNNNNNNNNNNNNNNNNNNNNNNNNNNNNNNNNNNNNNNNNNNNNNNNNNNNNNNNNNNNNNNNNNNNNNNNNNNNNNNNNNNNNNNNNNNNNNNNNNNNNNNNNNNNNNNNNNNNNNNNNNNNNNNNNNNNNNNNNNNNNNNNNNNNNNNNNNNNNNNNNNNNNNNNNNNNNNNNNNNNNNNNNNNNNNNNNNNNNNNNNNNNNNNNNNNNNNNNNNNNNNNNNNNNNNNNNNNNNNNNNNNNNNNNNNNNNNNNNNNCTGTCCCTGGCGGTGGGGAACCTCAGGGTCAGGCTGAGGTCGCCGGTCCGCAGCAGGTCCTGCTCCATGTGGGTGCGGCTGCAGTAAAGGTCGTCCTGCCTGGTTCCGGGTCGGCTCGTGTTCTGGAGCGTGTGGACcagcagaggttctggttctgagcgGGTCCACTCCACTCTGCTGTCGCCGGGCAGATTGGGTGGCATTCTGCAGGGCAGGACCACAGAATCMGCTCCTTCCACCGTCTTCACCTCCAGCTGGTCATCTGGGGATCACATGGTCACATCTCACTAAGCCAGCTCAGAAACCagcgacctttgacctggagCTCACGCTGCTCACCTCTGACCCTGAGCTGACTGACCCMGAGTGTGCGGCGTCCTCTCCCATCGCTCAGGCTGCAGGTGTAGGTACCTTGGTCGGGAGGTCGGGGGTCACTCAGGGTCAGGCTGAAGTCTCCAGAGTCCACTGCCCCGGGCGCCATGCTCGTCCGGCCCCGGTAACGCTCAAGCTGCG comes from the Poecilia reticulata strain Guanapo unplaced genomic scaffold, Guppy_female_1.0+MT scaffold_224, whole genome shotgun sequence genome and includes:
- the LOC103460317 gene encoding uncharacterized protein LOC103460317 — its product is MLGHVLRAAAVCPTYLVLCCLSVQQVEVESGVESVLLPCRTTGSLDGDVRVEWMDRDNRKVHVHQNGSDQAGDQNRSYRTRTXMEEDPLRTGDLSLTLRRPTDEDSNIYTCSVCKGDGDVLMKKQVKLQVKVCQVEVEEGAESVLLPFRTTPGLPGDATVVWGRIDPEPKMIVHMYYSSSDQPDDQDEYFSTRTKMADDLLTSGDLSLTLRRPTVRDSGQYESCIDSGQIWRKKTILLKVKGTVPVQDQLQDIRTRSGSVDPTPLMAEEAV